Proteins encoded within one genomic window of Acidimicrobiales bacterium:
- a CDS encoding family 1 glycosylhydrolase, which translates to MTSYRFPDGFLWGTGASSTQTEGAAPASDWAAWERDGHAPPSGDGNGFGTRYADDFARLADLGLTHHRLSIEWARIEPRPGQRDTAAVEHYRQILEAARDAGIRPWVCLHHFTLPGWFSIDEGGFGDRHARTYFWPRHIAFVAETFGDLVAGWKPINEPIFYAAGGFLSGTLPPGKRNQADFAAALRDIHLANLEAWRGLRGGGVPVATVQGLCPVFPADDGPETAVATELIDDAMWGCWTGALRDGVLAVPGQPPVDVPDYRDAFDLIGFSYYAAIAVDSAGRWRRYPPEGNPGPMGYVPWPQGLGVVLERLAELLPDKPLLVAECGLGTADDRRRAAYLADCLRITAERIDGGIDVRGFFYWTGIDNYEWGHGFDVAFGLLDRDREARGSADLAARVAAANEVPDE; encoded by the coding sequence GTGACCTCTTACCGCTTCCCCGACGGCTTCCTGTGGGGCACCGGCGCGTCGTCGACCCAGACCGAAGGCGCCGCGCCTGCCTCGGACTGGGCCGCGTGGGAACGCGACGGCCACGCCCCGCCGAGCGGCGACGGCAACGGGTTCGGCACCCGCTACGCCGACGACTTCGCCCGCCTGGCGGACCTCGGTCTCACCCACCACCGCCTGTCGATCGAATGGGCCCGGATCGAACCACGGCCCGGCCAGCGCGACACCGCCGCGGTCGAGCACTACCGCCAAATCCTCGAGGCCGCCCGCGACGCCGGCATCCGTCCATGGGTCTGCCTGCACCACTTCACGCTGCCCGGCTGGTTCTCGATCGACGAAGGCGGCTTCGGCGATCGGCACGCACGCACGTACTTCTGGCCGCGGCACATCGCGTTCGTGGCGGAGACGTTCGGCGACCTGGTCGCCGGCTGGAAACCGATCAACGAACCGATCTTCTACGCCGCCGGGGGATTCCTGTCCGGGACCCTCCCGCCCGGCAAACGCAACCAGGCCGACTTCGCGGCGGCCTTGCGCGACATCCACCTCGCCAACCTCGAAGCGTGGCGCGGCCTGCGGGGCGGGGGCGTCCCTGTCGCCACCGTGCAGGGCCTGTGTCCCGTGTTCCCCGCCGACGACGGGCCCGAGACGGCCGTCGCCACCGAGCTGATCGACGATGCCATGTGGGGTTGTTGGACCGGCGCGCTCCGCGACGGGGTGCTCGCGGTGCCCGGCCAACCTCCGGTCGACGTCCCGGACTACCGCGACGCCTTCGACCTGATCGGTTTCTCCTACTACGCAGCCATCGCAGTCGACTCGGCCGGCAGGTGGCGGCGCTACCCACCCGAGGGCAACCCCGGGCCCATGGGCTACGTGCCGTGGCCACAAGGACTCGGGGTGGTGCTGGAACGCCTGGCCGAGCTCCTGCCCGACAAGCCACTGCTGGTGGCCGAATGCGGGCTGGGCACCGCCGACGACCGTCGCCGGGCCGCTTACCTGGCCGACTGCTTGCGCATCACGGCCGAACGGATCGACGGCGGCATCGACGTGCGTGGCTTCTTCTACTGGACCGGCATCGACAACTACGAGTGGGGCCACGGATTCGACGTGGCGTTCGGGTTGCTCGACCGTGACCGCGAGGCGAGGGGCTCCGCCGACTTGGCGGCGCGGGTGGCCGCCGCCAACGAGGTGCCCGACGAGTGA